Proteins found in one Bacillus sp. BGMRC 2118 genomic segment:
- a CDS encoding aminopeptidase P family protein, giving the protein MNKIENLRNRFSEQNIDGLLITSNYNRRYMTGFTGSSGVAIISQDKAVFITDFRYTEQAAKQIEGFEIIQHKASIIEEIASQVERLGIQKLGFEEEHVPFSTYRLYRGAIKAELIPVSGEIEKLRLIKTDSEIKILKEAAEIADNAFQHILTYIRPGKTELEVSNELEFFMRKQGATSSSFDIIVASGFRSALPHGVASDKVIESGDFVTLDFGAYYKGYVSDITRTVAVENPSDELKNIYNVVLEAQLRGMAGIKPGITGKDADALTRDYITEKGYGEYFGHSTGHGIGLEVHEGPGLSVKSDVTLETGMVVTVEPGIYIAGLGGVRIEDDTVITKDGNESLTHSSKELIIL; this is encoded by the coding sequence ATGAACAAAATTGAAAATCTTCGAAATCGATTCTCGGAACAAAACATTGATGGACTACTTATTACGAGTAATTATAACCGTCGTTACATGACTGGGTTTACCGGTTCTTCTGGTGTCGCGATTATCTCTCAGGATAAAGCAGTGTTCATAACAGACTTCCGCTATACAGAACAAGCAGCTAAACAAATTGAAGGCTTTGAAATTATTCAGCACAAAGCTTCCATTATTGAAGAGATAGCGAGCCAAGTTGAACGATTAGGTATTCAGAAGCTTGGATTTGAGGAAGAACATGTGCCTTTCAGTACTTACAGACTATACCGAGGTGCTATTAAAGCAGAGTTAATTCCTGTATCTGGAGAAATTGAAAAGTTACGCTTGATTAAGACGGATTCGGAGATTAAGATATTAAAGGAAGCAGCGGAGATTGCAGACAATGCATTTCAGCACATCTTAACCTATATTCGTCCAGGAAAAACAGAACTTGAGGTTTCAAATGAGTTAGAATTTTTCATGCGTAAACAAGGAGCAACTTCATCATCTTTTGATATTATCGTTGCATCTGGTTTCCGCTCAGCACTGCCTCATGGTGTTGCATCAGATAAGGTTATTGAATCTGGTGATTTTGTAACACTCGATTTTGGAGCATACTATAAAGGATATGTTTCAGATATTACTCGAACTGTAGCAGTCGAAAATCCAAGTGATGAGTTAAAGAACATCTACAATGTTGTTCTTGAAGCACAGTTACGCGGAATGGCTGGTATTAAGCCAGGTATTACAGGTAAAGATGCGGATGCTTTAACTCGTGATTATATCACAGAGAAAGGCTATGGAGAATATTTTGGACATTCAACTGGTCACGGTATCGGTTTAGAAGTTCATGAGGGACCAGGACTTTCTGTGAAGTCAGATGTGACACTTGAAACTGGAATGGTTGTAACAGTGGAACCAGGTATTTATATTGCTGGTTTAGGCGGAGTTCGTATTGAGGATGACACAGTCATTACGAAAGATGGCAATGAGTCACTAACTCACTCAAGCAAGGAACTTATTATTCTTTAA
- a CDS encoding DUF1385 domain-containing protein: MSDNKKNVYGGQAVVEGVMFGGKYNYVTAIRRKDHSIEYLRLKRESNPTLQKLKKVPFLRGIVALLEASANGTKHLNFSTERFDLDPSEDHKLEEQKESKLTLYLGVAAIGIISFLFGKFVFTLVPVFLAAALEFMFPTKTEQVLLEGLFKLLLLLGYIYAISFTPLIKRVFQYHGAEHKVINCFEAGKEITVKNVQEQSRLHYRCGSSFMLFTVIVGVVVYMFVPTEPLWYRLVNRLALLPVVLGLSFEVLQFTNKLRDVPVLRYLGYPGLWLQLLTTKEPDDQQVEVAIASFNELLKLEEEAEGAAKIV; encoded by the coding sequence ATGTCAGATAACAAAAAAAATGTATATGGTGGTCAAGCTGTCGTAGAGGGAGTCATGTTCGGAGGAAAGTATAATTATGTAACGGCTATTCGAAGAAAAGATCACTCTATCGAATACCTTCGATTAAAAAGAGAAAGTAACCCGACACTGCAGAAATTAAAGAAAGTTCCGTTTCTGCGTGGAATCGTTGCTCTATTAGAGGCAAGTGCAAATGGTACAAAACATCTTAATTTCTCAACCGAACGTTTTGATTTAGACCCTTCTGAAGACCATAAATTGGAAGAACAAAAAGAATCAAAGTTAACGTTATATTTAGGTGTTGCTGCTATTGGAATCATCTCATTTTTGTTTGGTAAATTTGTTTTCACGCTTGTCCCGGTATTTTTAGCTGCTGCATTAGAATTCATGTTTCCAACTAAGACGGAGCAAGTACTCCTTGAAGGACTATTTAAGCTTTTATTACTGTTAGGATACATATATGCTATTTCTTTTACACCACTTATTAAACGTGTTTTTCAATACCACGGAGCGGAACATAAGGTTATAAACTGTTTCGAAGCGGGTAAAGAGATAACTGTAAAAAATGTTCAAGAGCAATCCAGATTACATTATCGTTGTGGAAGTAGCTTCATGCTATTCACTGTTATAGTAGGTGTTGTTGTATACATGTTTGTGCCGACTGAGCCACTTTGGTATAGACTTGTGAACCGCCTTGCTTTGCTACCGGTTGTTTTGGGATTATCATTTGAAGTTTTACAATTCACTAACAAGCTTAGAGATGTGCCTGTGCTTCGTTACCTTGGTTATCCTGGCTTATGGTTACAACTATTGACAACAAAGGAACCAGATGATCAACAAGTTGAAGTAGCCATTGCATCATTTAATGAATTATTAAAATTAGAAGAAGAAGCAGAGGGTGCTGCGAAAATTGTGTAA
- a CDS encoding patatin-like phospholipase family protein — protein sequence MKVDCVFSGGGIRGFALIGAIQALEKKGLTPFRLAGTSAGAIVAAFVAAGYSGDELEKIMDESNLIDFLDARKSIFPVSIMKWLFLYKRLGLYRGRVLENWLNEKLQAKGVEVFGDLPKGSLRLVASDITNGRIIVFPDDLERYGYDPETFPVAKAVRMSAGIPYFFEPVKLTKVKPPPVIVDGALLSNFPVWLFEQRKIENIRPLIGFQLSPRAEEQPVHHIKNAVGLFKALFDTMMEAHDRRYISREIEKSIVFIPVDSELTRDFKITKELRDTMIEDGYTRTNQFLKTWSY from the coding sequence GTGAAGGTAGATTGCGTCTTTTCAGGTGGTGGCATCAGAGGATTTGCCTTAATTGGTGCTATTCAAGCGCTAGAAAAAAAAGGATTAACTCCATTTAGACTTGCAGGTACAAGTGCTGGAGCGATTGTGGCAGCTTTTGTTGCTGCAGGCTATTCGGGGGATGAGCTTGAGAAAATTATGGATGAATCCAACTTAATTGATTTTTTAGACGCCAGAAAATCAATTTTTCCTGTTTCCATCATGAAATGGCTCTTCTTATATAAGAGACTCGGGCTATACCGTGGAAGGGTGCTAGAGAATTGGCTAAACGAAAAACTACAAGCAAAAGGCGTAGAAGTTTTCGGTGATTTACCCAAAGGCTCCTTACGATTAGTAGCATCAGATATAACAAACGGAAGAATTATCGTGTTTCCTGATGATTTGGAGAGATATGGTTACGACCCGGAAACATTCCCGGTAGCAAAAGCGGTTAGAATGAGCGCAGGAATTCCTTATTTTTTTGAACCGGTCAAACTCACAAAGGTAAAGCCTCCTCCGGTCATAGTAGATGGAGCACTATTAAGTAACTTTCCAGTCTGGTTATTTGAGCAAAGAAAAATAGAGAACATACGACCACTAATTGGATTTCAACTAAGTCCCCGTGCAGAAGAACAGCCAGTTCATCACATAAAAAATGCAGTGGGCCTTTTTAAGGCATTGTTTGATACGATGATGGAAGCACACGATAGAAGATACATCTCTAGAGAAATCGAGAAAAGTATTGTTTTTATCCCTGTGGATAGTGAGCTAACAAGAGATTTTAAAATTACGAAGGAGTTAAGAGATACGATGATTGAAGACGGATATACTCGTACAAATCAATTTCTCAAAACGTGGAGTTACTAA
- the aroQ gene encoding type II 3-dehydroquinate dehydratase: MKRILLLNGPNLNRLGMREPHIYGSVTLSELEQQLTATALSKNIEIISVQSNHEGQLIDHIHEAEEQVDGIIMNPGAFTHYSYAIRDAIASITKPVIEVHISNVHAREEFRHTSVIAPVTTGQIVGLGLYGYELALLALVEKLGEEEKDEQN, from the coding sequence ATGAAGCGCATCCTCTTACTGAATGGTCCAAACCTTAACCGCCTTGGTATGCGGGAACCACATATATACGGAAGTGTTACACTTAGCGAACTTGAACAACAATTGACAGCAACTGCACTAAGCAAAAATATTGAGATCATTAGCGTTCAATCAAATCACGAAGGTCAGTTAATTGACCATATTCATGAAGCTGAAGAACAGGTAGATGGAATAATAATGAATCCCGGTGCTTTTACACACTATAGCTATGCTATACGTGATGCAATTGCTAGTATTACAAAACCAGTAATTGAAGTACATATTTCAAATGTTCATGCTCGCGAGGAATTTCGTCACACTTCAGTCATTGCTCCAGTTACGACCGGGCAAATAGTTGGTTTAGGGTTATATGGATATGAATTAGCGTTATTAGCATTAGTAGAGAAATTGGGGGAGGAAGAAAAAGATGAACAAAATTGA
- the efp gene encoding elongation factor P, producing MISVNDFRTGLTIEVDGGIWRVLDFQHVKPGKGAAFVRSKLRNLRTGAIQEKTFRGGEKVAKAQIENRTMQYLYANGDQHVFMDTQSYEQTELPASSIEYELKFLKENMNVSIQTYNHETIGVELPNTVELKVVETEPGIKGDTASGGTKPAILETGLSVQVPFFINEGDVLIVNTEDGKYVSRA from the coding sequence ATGATTTCTGTTAACGATTTTCGAACAGGTTTAACAATTGAAGTAGACGGAGGAATCTGGCGCGTTCTTGATTTCCAACACGTAAAACCAGGTAAAGGTGCAGCATTCGTTCGTTCCAAGTTACGTAATCTTCGTACAGGGGCTATTCAAGAAAAAACATTCCGTGGTGGTGAAAAAGTAGCGAAAGCTCAAATTGAAAACCGCACAATGCAATACTTATATGCAAATGGTGATCAACACGTATTTATGGATACTCAATCTTATGAACAAACTGAATTACCAGCAAGTTCAATTGAGTATGAATTAAAGTTCTTAAAAGAAAACATGAATGTATCCATTCAAACATATAACCACGAAACAATTGGTGTAGAACTTCCAAACACTGTTGAATTAAAAGTGGTTGAAACAGAACCAGGAATTAAAGGTGATACAGCTTCTGGTGGTACGAAGCCGGCTATCTTAGAGACTGGATTATCTGTTCAAGTTCCGTTCTTTATCAATGAAGGTGACGTTTTAATTGTCAATACAGAAGACGGTAAATACGTTTCACGTGCATAA